A window of Candidatus Binatia bacterium genomic DNA:
TGTGCGAGCCCATCTCGCGGATCTGGCCGTGGTGCATCACGATGATGCGGTCGGAGCGCTCGATGGTCGACAGACGATGGGCGATGACCACCGCGGTGCGGTTATGCAACAGCTTTTCCAGAGCGTCCTGGATGAGCAATTCGGTTTGGGTGTCGACGCTGGACGTGGCCTCGTCGAGAACCAAGATGGCAGGGTCGTACGCCAGCGCCCGCGCAAAGGAGAGGAGCTGGCGCTGGCCGGCAGACAGGTTGCTGCCGCGCTCGCGTAGAACCTCGTCGTACTGGTGCGGTAGGCGCTCGATGAACCGGTCGGCGTTCACGAGGCGCGCAGCCTGCTGCACGAGATCGAGGCTGATCTCCGGCCGGCTCAAGCGGATGTTTTCCGCGACGCTGCCGGAAAACAGGAAAACGTCCTGGGCCACGGCACCGATGCTTCGCCGCAGGGCAGAGAGGTCCCAGTCACGCACATCGATGCCGTCCACGAGTACGCGGCCGCGCTGTACGTCGTAGGAACGATTCAGGAGTTTGATGATGGTGCTCTTCCCCGCGCCGGTGGCGCCCACGATGGCAATCTTCTCGCCCGGCCCGACGCTGAAGGAGACATCACGTAAGACGAATTCGTCCCGCTTGTATGCGAACCACACCCGGTCGAACTCGATGCGCCCGAGGGTGCGGGAAGCCGGGGGGGCGGCCAGAGCAACCGGCTTGGGAGGGCTGACGATTGCCGGGGTGGTGTCGAGCAACTGGAAGACGCGCTCGGCCGCAGCCATGGCCGATTGCATCACGGCGTACTTCGAAGAGAAGTCGCGCAGTGGCACGAAGAACTTCTGGACGTACTCGATAAACGCCACTAGCGTCCCCAACGCCAGCGTCGCCCCGAGGATCTGGTGACCGCCGTACCAGACGATGAGGGCGAACGAGATGCTGCTCACCGCCTCGACCAGGGAGAACAGCGTGGCTTCGTAGACGTTGGACCAGTGGTTGGCCTCGCGATGCAAATCGTTATGCCGGTCGAACTCGTCAAAGGTCTGCTCTTCGCGTACGAACAGCTGAATCACCGACATCCCCGAGATTGCCTCTTGCAGGTAGGCGTTGAGACGCGCGATGCGCTCGCGGATCAGCCGGTAACTATGGCGCGCCTTGAGGCGAAAGAAGTTGATGGCGACCAGCATCAGCGGAAGCAGCGAGAGCGCCACCAGGGCCAGCCGCAGATCGATCGTCAGCATAATGGTGGCGATGCCGATCAGGGTGACCGCATCCATCAAGATCGTGATGGCTCCGGCCGCGAACATCTCGTTGATCACGTCCATGTCGGTGGTCATGCGGGTCACGAGCCGACCCACCGGATTGCGGTCGAAGAATGCCGCCTCCAATCTCTGCACATGGGCGAAGATGTCGACGCGCAGGTCGGCAAGGCATTCTTGCGCCACCAGC
This region includes:
- a CDS encoding ABC transporter ATP-binding protein is translated as MSATTMLPADAAAAPEQTLGKAYDARLIRRLWRYIRPYQRDFWLAMACLPATSVFVLAQPYILKITIDRYIAQHDASGIGTMGLLYGLAVVGEFTFLYLQYYFTMLVAQECLADLRVDIFAHVQRLEAAFFDRNPVGRLVTRMTTDMDVINEMFAAGAITILMDAVTLIGIATIMLTIDLRLALVALSLLPLMLVAINFFRLKARHSYRLIRERIARLNAYLQEAISGMSVIQLFVREEQTFDEFDRHNDLHREANHWSNVYEATLFSLVEAVSSISFALIVWYGGHQILGATLALGTLVAFIEYVQKFFVPLRDFSSKYAVMQSAMAAAERVFQLLDTTPAIVSPPKPVALAAPPASRTLGRIEFDRVWFAYKRDEFVLRDVSFSVGPGEKIAIVGATGAGKSTIIKLLNRSYDVQRGRVLVDGIDVRDWDLSALRRSIGAVAQDVFLFSGSVAENIRLSRPEISLDLVQQAARLVNADRFIERLPHQYDEVLRERGSNLSAGQRQLLSFARALAYDPAILVLDEATSSVDTQTELLIQDALEKLLHNRTAVVIAHRLSTIERSDRIIVMHHGQIREMGSHSQLLALGGLYARLHALQTLGHEDVARRTDLDAKIAEAAK